From the Leptospira biflexa serovar Patoc strain 'Patoc 1 (Paris)' genome, one window contains:
- a CDS encoding GNAT family N-acetyltransferase codes for MKIRQANYLDISKLAELFDLYRQFYGQQSNLTEASRYLLNRMEHGQSIVFLVEDPKTGNFLGFTQLYPVFSSISMQRSYILNDLYVRSENRKQGIAKLLLDEAKSFTKHFQGKGLELSTASLNKDARSLYEKQGFVQETEFLTYFWKST; via the coding sequence ATGAAAATCAGACAAGCTAACTATTTAGACATCTCCAAACTCGCAGAACTTTTTGACTTATACAGACAGTTCTATGGACAACAAAGTAATTTAACAGAAGCATCACGTTATTTGTTAAATCGAATGGAACATGGACAGTCCATTGTTTTCCTAGTGGAAGATCCAAAAACTGGGAATTTCCTTGGATTTACACAATTGTATCCAGTATTCTCCTCAATCTCGATGCAAAGATCCTATATTCTAAATGATTTATATGTCAGATCAGAGAATCGAAAACAAGGAATCGCCAAATTATTGCTAGATGAGGCAAAATCATTTACAAAACACTTCCAAGGCAAAGGTCTTGAATTGTCAACTGCTAGTCTCAACAAGGATGCAAGATCCTTATATGAAAAGCAAGGTTTTGTGCAAGAAACAGAGTTTTTAACTTATTTTTGGAAATCAACATAA
- a CDS encoding DinB family protein, whose protein sequence is MKDFFLRNHAYHLWATNLLFQSIDKLPKDDDKKDIGLFFKSIHGTLNHLLVVEKVWFSRVTGKVYVPNSLGEELEINQSKLREELLLNMEKWKDWIQSFDDTQWQNVFRYKTMRGFEAELLYCDVLHHNMNHRTHHRGQITAAITQLGGPSPEIDYVYYLQSLGKSYVESN, encoded by the coding sequence ATGAAAGATTTTTTCCTTCGGAATCATGCCTATCATCTTTGGGCAACCAATCTTTTGTTCCAATCGATCGACAAACTTCCTAAAGATGATGATAAGAAAGACATCGGTTTATTTTTTAAATCCATTCATGGAACGCTCAATCATTTATTGGTAGTAGAGAAAGTATGGTTTTCTCGGGTTACAGGGAAAGTCTATGTGCCAAATTCACTTGGAGAAGAACTAGAAATAAACCAATCGAAACTCAGAGAAGAACTACTTCTTAATATGGAAAAGTGGAAAGATTGGATTCAAAGTTTTGATGATACCCAATGGCAAAATGTATTTCGTTACAAGACGATGCGTGGTTTTGAAGCTGAACTGCTATATTGCGACGTACTACACCACAATATGAATCATCGAACCCACCACCGAGGACAAATTACAGCTGCCATCACTCAGTTAGGTGGCCCTTCTCCTGAAATTGATTACGTTTATTATTTACAATCGCTAGGAAAATCATATGTGGAATCCAACTAA
- a CDS encoding DUF2079 domain-containing protein, with protein sequence MIRLWKYLPSFILWILVFYFLSERAIFRYQHMGAGVDIGLFENIFYNLIHTGKVITSLGLDGNLHHYFADHINWFIFPISIIYYFFPYIEILLILQALILSFPILIFPYFENQKSYHLIYPLLYALFLPIYWIHIFDFHPEVLWIPLFFLFYLFWKKQSKIWILFFLLSLLTKEETSFVWIVFSYLQRKMYPKESLFITMISVMYFIIAIGLLILFQDEFQTNSPAHLERYKDPFTALSNFHLFPYLILFLSLPFLFLNFKHQLMYCLFPYLIYSILSKFEVNKTPFTHHSFITIPIVFLSYIEIVENLDENRKKIVLRISLLISIFLFLFYGPISKSYSYRKEFMNRSVSNSDYLTLRKLLPNESIVSNIPQYLSNRKEIQLYLPNQTYSADYYVRYRWGKESSDQNPPSDYQLQSFVENHIQIFIRKKID encoded by the coding sequence ATGATTAGATTATGGAAGTATCTTCCATCATTTATTCTTTGGATACTTGTTTTCTATTTTCTTTCAGAGAGAGCCATCTTTCGTTACCAACATATGGGAGCGGGAGTGGATATTGGACTTTTTGAAAATATATTTTATAATCTAATTCATACAGGTAAGGTTATCACCTCACTTGGACTAGATGGTAATTTACACCATTATTTTGCAGACCATATTAATTGGTTTATTTTTCCTATTAGTATCATTTATTATTTTTTTCCATATATAGAAATTTTACTCATTTTACAAGCACTGATACTCAGTTTTCCCATTCTCATTTTTCCATACTTTGAAAATCAAAAATCGTATCATTTGATTTACCCGCTCCTTTATGCACTATTTTTACCAATTTATTGGATCCATATATTTGATTTTCATCCTGAAGTATTATGGATTCCATTATTCTTTTTATTTTATCTTTTTTGGAAAAAACAATCCAAGATTTGGATTTTATTTTTTCTACTGAGTCTTTTGACTAAAGAAGAAACATCTTTTGTTTGGATTGTGTTTTCATATTTGCAACGAAAAATGTATCCGAAAGAAAGTTTGTTCATCACAATGATTTCAGTGATGTATTTTATAATCGCAATAGGACTTTTGATTCTTTTTCAAGATGAATTTCAAACAAACTCACCAGCGCATTTAGAGAGATATAAAGACCCATTCACTGCTTTGAGTAATTTTCATTTGTTTCCATACCTTATCCTTTTTTTAAGTTTACCATTTTTATTTCTCAATTTTAAACATCAATTGATGTATTGTTTATTCCCCTATTTGATTTATTCAATACTTTCAAAATTTGAAGTGAATAAAACTCCATTCACTCATCATAGTTTCATCACCATACCTATCGTTTTTTTGAGTTATATTGAAATTGTAGAAAATCTAGATGAGAACCGAAAAAAAATCGTCTTAAGAATTTCGCTTCTAATTTCTATCTTCCTATTTCTCTTTTATGGACCTATATCTAAATCATACTCTTATCGAAAAGAATTCATGAATCGAAGTGTATCAAATTCAGATTATTTAACTCTTAGAAAATTATTACCAAATGAATCAATTGTTTCGAACATACCGCAATACCTTTCAAATCGAAAAGAAATTCAGCTGTATTTACCAAACCAAACTTACTCCGCTGATTATTATGTGCGTTATCGGTGGGGCAAAGAATCCTCAGATCAGAATCCGCCAAGCGACTACCAATTACAAAGTTTCGTGGAAAACCATATTCAAATCTTTATACGAAAGAAAATTGATTGA
- a CDS encoding TolC family protein yields MSDSILLAEVVGFYDLPKLVGEKSYELKLKEMEIQRKKVDVDSRNLRYLPSVNLEHSPFFESLRGDGYNRKGWNTSLNLNWNFMEQGNTVLTNMILELEYERLLLEYRALYQKELFDQAFQYAETLKLLAFYDYDFSNESDADKQFQTVQKLYKQGIESYLVTQNSKVDFFFYKYNAIKSRLDQQKSQSIFRRKFLLKDVTLKQIPEREYKILPLEETLAEYEQNLSDVNFDLILTVNQIKILEIQKQVRFNELWVPDFFVNVYNQNSKESYSGLSGTWNNPMQVYDYSRNDYSIYARSSESDHNVGGNFGFRFPLFNRWLDKNEFDKSKIEVKLAKSQSQFLRENTGLYLYELIQQHNNLVELYEISRESKRIAEENYQIMEKAYKTGSASIIELQTVDRRLRDVMRNEIQNRYDLIQLRLQIGLLLGDTMKFLNN; encoded by the coding sequence ATGTCAGATTCTATTCTATTGGCAGAGGTTGTAGGGTTCTATGATTTACCAAAGTTAGTTGGTGAAAAATCCTATGAATTAAAATTAAAGGAAATGGAGATCCAACGTAAAAAAGTAGACGTTGACTCTCGCAATTTACGTTATTTGCCTTCGGTAAATTTGGAACATTCGCCATTTTTTGAATCACTACGAGGCGATGGTTACAATCGGAAAGGTTGGAATACTTCCTTAAATCTAAATTGGAATTTTATGGAACAAGGGAATACTGTTCTGACCAATATGATCCTTGAATTGGAGTATGAAAGATTACTTCTAGAATACAGAGCCCTTTACCAAAAAGAACTTTTTGACCAAGCATTTCAATATGCAGAAACATTGAAGTTATTGGCTTTCTATGATTATGATTTTTCCAATGAATCTGATGCAGACAAACAATTTCAGACTGTTCAAAAATTATATAAACAAGGGATTGAATCCTATTTAGTAACACAAAACTCAAAAGTAGATTTTTTCTTTTACAAATACAATGCCATCAAATCTAGGTTGGACCAACAAAAGAGCCAATCTATTTTTAGAAGAAAATTTTTGTTAAAAGATGTAACCTTAAAACAAATTCCTGAAAGGGAATATAAGATTTTGCCATTAGAAGAAACCTTGGCGGAATATGAACAAAATCTATCGGATGTAAACTTTGATTTAATATTAACAGTCAATCAAATCAAAATATTAGAAATACAAAAACAAGTTCGATTTAATGAACTTTGGGTTCCTGATTTTTTTGTAAACGTTTACAATCAAAATTCAAAAGAATCATATTCTGGACTGAGTGGAACTTGGAACAATCCAATGCAAGTTTATGATTATAGTCGGAACGATTATAGTATTTATGCGAGGTCTTCTGAATCAGATCATAATGTTGGTGGAAATTTTGGATTTCGATTTCCACTCTTCAATCGCTGGTTAGACAAAAATGAATTTGATAAATCTAAAATTGAAGTGAAATTGGCTAAATCACAATCTCAATTTTTACGTGAAAATACAGGTTTGTATCTATATGAGTTGATCCAACAACATAATAACCTTGTTGAATTATACGAAATATCACGAGAAAGCAAAAGAATTGCGGAAGAAAATTATCAAATCATGGAAAAAGCATATAAAACTGGTTCTGCATCCATAATTGAGCTTCAAACAGTGGATAGGCGACTTCGTGATGTTATGAGAAATGAGATCCAAAACCGTTATGATTTAATCCAATTAAGGCTTCAAATTGGTCTATTGTTAGGTGACACTATGAAGTTCTTAAATAATTAA
- a CDS encoding NAD(P)/FAD-dependent oxidoreductase has translation MKLELNVRVTPEIASNPDHLLQFVSKQNKIPKNEINHIECTARSIDARQKQIVFQLRLDVYIKEDFIPIDFTIPNFPNVTLEEPIIIIGAGPAGLFAALRALELGKKPIILERGKNVKERVADLRGINVHHIVNEDSNYCFGEGGAGTYSDGKLYTRSKKRGNIKKVLEYLVSFGATKQILVDAHPHIGTNKLPRIIQNIRECILASGGEIHFHTRVTDFYLNGKSIVGVKSANGQKWMAKKVIIATGHSGREMFHLLHEKGIEIHTKPLAIGVRVEHPQSLIDSIQYHCDIKNPLLPASEYSLVKQINGRGVYSFCMCPGGVIAPCATKPGEVVTNGWSSAERSRPTANSGIVVELRLDDFKSFESSGVFSALQYQSTIEQKAFSINGGTQKAPAQRMVDFTKNIVSSELPKTSYTPGLVSVALNEVLPPLIVDALQKGFKEFDSSMKGYFTNEAIIHAPETRTSSPIQIPRNPETLEHISIKGLYPCGEGAGYAGGIVSAAIDGMKCAEAAFTGQFTK, from the coding sequence TTGAAACTAGAATTAAATGTCAGAGTCACTCCTGAGATAGCATCCAATCCAGACCATCTATTACAATTTGTTTCAAAACAAAACAAAATTCCTAAAAATGAGATCAATCATATCGAATGTACAGCTCGTTCAATCGATGCGAGACAAAAACAGATTGTTTTTCAATTAAGATTGGATGTTTATATCAAAGAAGATTTCATACCAATCGATTTTACAATTCCCAATTTTCCTAATGTTACTTTAGAAGAGCCCATCATCATCATTGGAGCCGGTCCAGCTGGATTATTTGCCGCATTACGTGCCTTAGAACTAGGTAAAAAACCTATCATTTTAGAGAGAGGAAAAAACGTAAAAGAAAGAGTGGCTGACCTTCGAGGAATCAATGTCCATCACATCGTCAACGAAGATTCCAATTATTGTTTTGGTGAAGGTGGTGCAGGTACCTACTCTGATGGTAAATTATATACTCGATCTAAAAAAAGAGGGAATATTAAAAAGGTCTTAGAGTATTTAGTATCTTTTGGTGCCACAAAACAAATATTAGTAGATGCTCATCCTCATATTGGCACAAATAAACTTCCTAGGATCATTCAGAATATTAGAGAATGTATATTGGCATCAGGTGGAGAAATCCATTTTCATACAAGAGTCACAGATTTTTATCTGAATGGCAAATCAATTGTTGGTGTCAAATCGGCAAATGGTCAGAAATGGATGGCAAAAAAAGTCATTATTGCGACGGGTCACTCAGGTCGTGAAATGTTTCATCTATTGCATGAGAAAGGTATTGAAATCCATACAAAACCCCTTGCCATTGGAGTTCGAGTGGAACACCCACAAAGTTTAATTGATTCCATCCAATACCATTGTGACATCAAAAATCCATTATTACCAGCTTCCGAATATTCTCTTGTCAAACAAATCAATGGTCGAGGTGTGTATAGTTTTTGTATGTGTCCTGGTGGAGTGATTGCCCCATGTGCAACCAAACCAGGTGAGGTAGTCACAAATGGTTGGTCTAGTGCAGAACGATCACGTCCCACAGCCAATTCAGGCATTGTCGTAGAACTTAGATTAGATGATTTTAAATCATTTGAGTCATCAGGAGTTTTTTCAGCTTTACAATACCAATCAACCATCGAACAAAAAGCATTTTCGATCAATGGTGGAACACAAAAAGCGCCTGCCCAACGAATGGTGGATTTTACCAAAAATATTGTTTCATCTGAACTACCGAAAACTTCTTATACACCTGGTCTTGTTTCAGTTGCCTTAAACGAAGTCCTCCCACCACTCATTGTTGATGCCTTACAAAAAGGATTCAAAGAGTTTGATAGTTCTATGAAAGGTTACTTTACCAATGAAGCCATCATCCATGCGCCTGAAACAAGGACTTCTTCACCTATCCAAATCCCAAGAAATCCAGAGACGTTAGAACATATCAGCATCAAAGGATTGTATCCATGTGGTGAAGGTGCAGGCTATGCTGGAGGCATCGTCTCTGCTGCGATTGACGGGATGAAATGTGCAGAAGCAGCTTTCACAGGTCAATTTACAAAATAA
- a CDS encoding LBF_2127 family putative lipoprotein, translating to MKSNFLLILLFLLLHCSTDLRQVPPPTKNGNLSRTKTNFPIVIGRFEILSADRGVYTDAWRLAWKGHLQSSGIFSNVYTELDSTITKDYYTIDVEMKTNYSDKYNWWYTWPAVYPFIGIWPIQYRIAEYTVEFKYKLYFNSEQKKEEIISKKGNADEFLYGFYKVRNFHRMIEETNLEAVNVCLKNLETSL from the coding sequence ATGAAGTCCAATTTTTTACTAATTTTATTATTTTTATTGCTACATTGTTCTACTGACCTTCGGCAAGTTCCACCTCCTACAAAAAATGGAAATTTGTCTCGAACAAAAACCAATTTTCCAATTGTCATTGGTCGATTTGAAATCCTTTCTGCTGATCGAGGTGTTTACACAGATGCTTGGAGACTGGCATGGAAGGGACATTTACAATCTTCAGGTATCTTTTCGAATGTTTACACAGAATTGGATTCCACGATAACAAAGGATTATTACACGATCGATGTCGAAATGAAAACAAACTATTCCGACAAATACAATTGGTGGTACACATGGCCTGCGGTTTATCCATTTATAGGAATTTGGCCCATCCAATATCGAATTGCTGAGTATACCGTTGAATTTAAATACAAACTATATTTCAATTCAGAACAAAAAAAAGAAGAAATCATTTCAAAAAAAGGAAACGCAGATGAATTCTTATATGGATTTTATAAAGTTAGAAATTTTCATAGAATGATTGAAGAAACAAATTTAGAAGCGGTGAATGTATGTTTAAAAAACTTAGAAACGTCACTGTAA
- a CDS encoding FMN-binding negative transcriptional regulator, whose protein sequence is MYIPEPFQMESSSVFQFVKENSFGILVSELEGSMVATHLPLLLSPDHQFLIGHFAKPNPQKASMNQEVLCIFPGPHCYISPSWYETNRSVPTWNYTAVHIKGILTYMQDPIQIKESLELLVKTFEASESTYQLSEVNQDYLMGLQNGIVPFQIQITHWEGKTKLSQNHSVERRKRVIENLERMPGDNEKAIANLMKQSLDQKS, encoded by the coding sequence GTGTACATTCCTGAACCGTTTCAAATGGAAAGTTCTTCCGTGTTCCAATTTGTAAAAGAAAATTCCTTTGGAATTTTGGTGTCCGAATTGGAAGGTAGTATGGTAGCCACTCATTTACCTCTTTTACTTTCTCCAGACCATCAATTTCTCATCGGTCATTTTGCTAAACCAAATCCTCAAAAGGCTAGCATGAACCAGGAAGTTCTCTGTATCTTTCCTGGTCCCCATTGTTACATATCACCTTCTTGGTATGAAACCAATCGATCTGTTCCCACCTGGAATTATACTGCAGTTCACATCAAAGGTATATTAACATACATGCAAGATCCTATTCAAATCAAAGAAAGTTTGGAATTGTTAGTCAAAACCTTTGAAGCGAGTGAATCTACTTACCAACTCAGCGAAGTCAATCAAGATTACTTGATGGGATTACAAAACGGAATTGTTCCGTTTCAAATCCAAATCACACATTGGGAAGGGAAAACAAAACTCAGCCAAAATCATTCTGTGGAACGAAGGAAACGAGTGATTGAGAACCTAGAAAGAATGCCAGGTGACAATGAAAAAGCGATTGCCAATTTAATGAAACAATCCTTAGATCAGAAATCGTAA
- a CDS encoding ATP-binding cassette domain-containing protein, with protein sequence MKQKLKDISDSIKEDGFLSQLSSADLKKLISLFESRSLVAGDKIGATETEPTPILLLESGRIQIKLKINQNELLIKTLKEESLYGISEFTSESLSKQLYYIEENSRVLILPTNTFSKFIYSDKQRKKIWDEYKENVQLRDELRIHPYFRKLSNSEIQELSKLLIKRNIHSGQVLIKEGTKSSSLYFIKTGKFRVTKSTWQKDYFSYVEAGSILGEMGVLEKKVRNATVTALEDSYVYELSSKSAEQFFKKSESLLITIRSIMSERKLNLGEKSQDDDYELTNIYEEDQFHFLPKLQFSPPIRNQISFPFLFQEGKSQSGDVCRKMIFKYWGYSFAEYDSDPNFPDFDPDILPHHWKQCFGEERGSCYFVNWREHETEISSIPTINYLENSKYVIVKEIRKKTVTILDPEIGEIVFNRDEWEKKSSNVVIYFVPKSLPKSTWEWKSRFFAGISEYFSPAIQYLKAGILASFVLKGLEVFIPLVNLYLIDAVLLQESREFFLPVIISVILLSVSQSFLGYFRSNVIFFTSNRVNQTIAIRFLVKLISLPISFFERNRKGEILNRWEEIESVILFFSDQGAMKIFDLLFSSLVFVIFLFLSPILLIIILILIVPEMLVLRLLSPKIIDETKKESLKRSETLSYFIESINGFETIKNLGATYSHRWDFEKRLTSQLNSEGKKLFYSNLLSTNTDFFKQITIVVVMLAGSLLILNDQMTLGTLYAIVGLITYIRNPLLSLYEDFLKFQKANVAWNRLRSFESLDSEISDKDNLFKVDLPEVKGNIEFKNIHFAYDSQKPESGIRNLSLRIQAGKKVAFVGRSGSGKSTIIKLILGLYNLKQGEILVDDIPLNEVWLPSLRTKIGVCFQENPFISGTVRENISITKPEATLSEVVEAAKLACIHDDIVKLPLGYDTEFSDRGFMFSGGQKQRISLARLFLQRPNMLLLDEPTASLDKETELRILSHINTVFADATIVTVAHRLDTIRHYDQIFVLERGKLDSKGSHRELLSKGGIYQLLHSKQEAIR encoded by the coding sequence TTGAAACAAAAATTAAAAGATATTTCAGATTCAATTAAAGAAGATGGTTTTTTATCTCAACTCTCTTCGGCAGATCTGAAAAAATTAATTTCACTTTTTGAATCTAGATCTTTGGTTGCAGGTGATAAAATCGGTGCTACCGAAACTGAACCAACTCCAATTTTACTATTGGAATCAGGAAGAATCCAAATCAAATTAAAGATCAATCAAAACGAGTTGTTGATCAAAACTTTAAAAGAAGAGTCCTTGTATGGTATTTCTGAATTCACTTCCGAATCTTTAAGCAAACAACTTTATTATATTGAAGAAAATTCTAGAGTACTAATTTTACCTACCAACACTTTTTCAAAATTCATCTATTCTGATAAACAAAGAAAAAAAATATGGGATGAATATAAAGAAAATGTCCAATTAAGAGATGAATTAAGGATACATCCTTACTTTCGAAAACTATCCAATTCTGAAATCCAAGAACTTTCTAAATTACTCATTAAAAGAAACATTCATTCTGGTCAGGTATTGATCAAAGAAGGTACTAAAAGTTCCTCTCTCTACTTTATCAAGACAGGTAAGTTCCGAGTCACAAAATCGACTTGGCAAAAGGATTATTTTTCTTATGTAGAAGCAGGTTCCATTCTTGGTGAGATGGGCGTATTAGAAAAAAAAGTAAGAAATGCGACGGTCACTGCATTGGAAGATAGTTATGTGTATGAACTTTCTTCCAAAAGTGCGGAACAATTTTTCAAAAAATCAGAAAGTTTACTCATCACCATTCGCTCCATCATGAGTGAAAGAAAACTAAATTTAGGTGAAAAATCACAAGATGATGATTATGAGTTAACAAATATTTATGAAGAAGATCAATTTCACTTTTTACCAAAATTACAATTTTCGCCACCGATTCGGAATCAAATTTCATTTCCTTTTCTCTTCCAAGAAGGAAAATCTCAATCCGGTGATGTCTGTAGAAAAATGATTTTTAAGTATTGGGGTTATTCATTTGCTGAATATGACTCTGATCCAAACTTTCCTGATTTTGATCCCGATATTTTACCTCACCATTGGAAACAATGTTTTGGAGAGGAAAGGGGAAGTTGTTATTTTGTTAATTGGCGAGAACATGAAACAGAAATTAGCTCCATACCTACCATCAACTATTTAGAAAACTCTAAGTATGTGATTGTGAAAGAAATTAGAAAAAAAACTGTTACGATTCTTGATCCAGAAATTGGTGAAATCGTTTTCAATCGTGATGAATGGGAAAAAAAATCTTCCAATGTTGTCATTTATTTTGTACCGAAATCTTTGCCTAAATCAACGTGGGAATGGAAAAGTAGATTCTTTGCAGGAATTAGTGAATATTTTTCCCCTGCCATACAATACTTAAAAGCTGGAATTCTTGCCAGTTTTGTGTTAAAAGGACTCGAGGTATTCATACCACTTGTTAATTTATATTTGATTGATGCAGTCTTATTACAAGAAAGTCGTGAATTCTTTTTACCCGTCATCATTTCTGTTATTTTGTTAAGTGTATCTCAATCCTTTTTAGGTTATTTTAGATCCAATGTCATTTTTTTCACAAGTAATCGAGTCAATCAGACCATTGCGATTCGTTTTTTAGTAAAATTGATTTCACTTCCCATTTCCTTTTTTGAAAGGAATAGAAAAGGAGAGATACTGAATCGTTGGGAAGAAATTGAATCAGTGATTTTATTTTTTTCTGACCAAGGCGCAATGAAAATCTTTGATTTGCTTTTTAGTTCCTTGGTTTTTGTGATTTTTTTATTCTTATCTCCCATTTTGTTAATCATCATTTTGATCTTAATTGTTCCTGAGATGTTAGTTTTACGTTTGTTATCACCAAAGATCATTGATGAAACAAAAAAAGAATCATTAAAACGTTCAGAAACACTTAGTTACTTTATAGAATCTATTAACGGATTTGAAACAATCAAAAACCTAGGTGCAACTTATTCCCATCGTTGGGATTTTGAAAAACGATTAACATCGCAACTGAATTCAGAAGGTAAAAAACTATTCTATTCAAATCTTTTGTCTACCAATACTGATTTTTTTAAACAGATAACGATTGTTGTAGTCATGTTAGCTGGAAGTTTATTGATATTAAATGATCAAATGACGCTTGGTACTTTGTATGCGATTGTTGGATTAATCACTTATATAAGGAATCCACTATTGTCTTTGTATGAAGATTTTTTAAAGTTTCAGAAAGCAAATGTAGCTTGGAATCGACTTAGAAGTTTTGAATCATTGGATAGTGAAATTTCAGATAAAGACAATTTATTCAAAGTAGATTTGCCTGAGGTGAAAGGAAATATCGAATTCAAAAACATTCATTTTGCATATGATAGCCAAAAACCTGAGTCAGGGATTCGAAACTTATCACTCAGAATTCAAGCTGGCAAAAAAGTTGCTTTTGTTGGTAGGAGTGGGAGTGGTAAATCTACGATCATCAAACTGATATTGGGATTGTACAATTTGAAGCAAGGTGAGATTCTTGTAGATGACATTCCTTTAAATGAAGTTTGGTTACCAAGCTTAAGAACAAAAATTGGAGTTTGTTTCCAGGAAAATCCATTCATTTCTGGTACCGTCAGAGAAAATATCTCCATTACCAAACCGGAAGCTACACTCAGTGAAGTTGTAGAAGCGGCTAAACTTGCATGTATTCATGATGACATTGTTAAGTTACCACTTGGTTATGATACAGAATTTTCTGATCGAGGTTTTATGTTCTCTGGTGGTCAAAAACAAAGGATATCCTTAGCCAGACTATTTTTGCAAAGACCTAATATGTTGTTATTGGATGAACCGACAGCTTCTTTAGACAAAGAAACAGAACTTAGAATTCTGTCTCATATCAATACAGTATTTGCCGATGCAACCATCGTTACTGTTGCCCATAGATTGGATACCATCCGGCATTATGACCAAATTTTCGTACTTGAGAGAGGTAAGTTGGATTCAAAAGGAAGTCACAGGGAGTTACTTTCTAAAGGTGGAATTTATCAATTACTTCATTCCAAACAAGAAGCTATCCGATAA
- the chrA gene encoding chromate efflux transporter: protein MKLFQVFITALKLGCTSFGGPIAHLSYFHDEYVTRKKWISAHAYADLVALCQFLPGPASSQVGMAIGLSRAGILGAIVSWIGFTLPSALILILFGLGLSAIDVTSHKNWLHGLKVVSVAVVAQAILGMGKKLCPDKERITIAIITSVILLFFSSTLLQISVLVVSGIFGVYFLKSTEELPHDPIHKGKKSVGFLFLILFFVFLIVLPLLRTISNLMEIQYFDSFYRAGALVFGGGHVVLPLLQAEVVPTGWVSNDLFMAGYGISNAIPGPLFAFSSFLGAVSSASPNGWVGAILCLVAAFLPSFFLVVGALPFWEQMRTNKLIRKAMLGINASVVGILLAALYNPVWTSAVFSAKDFALVILGFLLLEFWKLPSWLVVIATVLVSFLIYT, encoded by the coding sequence ATGAAATTATTCCAAGTTTTTATAACAGCGCTTAAACTCGGCTGTACTTCGTTTGGTGGTCCAATCGCCCATTTAAGTTACTTTCATGATGAATATGTAACAAGAAAAAAATGGATCAGTGCTCACGCCTACGCCGATTTAGTTGCCCTTTGCCAATTTTTACCAGGACCCGCGAGTAGCCAAGTAGGCATGGCAATTGGATTGTCTAGAGCTGGGATCCTTGGTGCTATCGTTTCCTGGATCGGGTTTACCTTGCCATCGGCGCTCATTTTAATTTTATTTGGACTTGGACTTTCTGCAATTGATGTCACAAGCCACAAAAATTGGTTACATGGCTTAAAAGTCGTTTCCGTCGCCGTAGTAGCCCAGGCGATTTTAGGAATGGGGAAAAAACTCTGCCCTGACAAAGAACGGATTACAATTGCCATTATAACGAGCGTTATTTTACTTTTTTTCAGTTCCACATTGTTACAAATTTCAGTGTTGGTCGTTTCAGGGATTTTTGGAGTTTATTTTCTTAAATCAACGGAAGAATTACCTCATGATCCAATCCACAAAGGTAAAAAATCAGTAGGTTTTTTGTTTTTAATTCTCTTTTTTGTTTTCTTAATCGTTTTACCTTTGTTGCGAACGATATCGAATCTGATGGAAATCCAATACTTTGATAGTTTTTATAGAGCAGGTGCACTTGTGTTTGGTGGTGGACATGTTGTTCTCCCTTTATTACAAGCTGAAGTTGTTCCAACTGGTTGGGTCAGTAACGATTTGTTTATGGCGGGTTACGGAATTTCCAATGCAATTCCAGGTCCTTTATTTGCCTTCAGTAGTTTTTTAGGAGCTGTTTCTTCCGCATCACCAAATGGTTGGGTGGGAGCGATTCTATGTTTGGTGGCGGCATTCCTTCCTTCTTTTTTCTTGGTTGTAGGCGCTCTTCCGTTTTGGGAGCAGATGAGAACAAACAAACTCATTCGTAAGGCAATGCTTGGAATCAATGCATCGGTCGTAGGGATTTTACTTGCTGCATTGTACAATCCAGTTTGGACAAGTGCCGTATTCTCCGCAAAAGACTTTGCCCTTGTCATTTTAGGATTTTTATTATTAGAATTCTGGAAGCTTCCCTCTTGGTTAGTTGTGATTGCGACAGTATTAGTCAGTTTTCTCATCTACACTTGA